The nucleotide window AGGCTCACCAGCAGGGCCGCCTCGTAGCCGGCGATGATCACCTCGCTGATCCACGGGGGAACCATCCCGCCAGGGGTGCTGATCGGAGCGGCGGAGAAGTCAGGGATCCTCCTGAAGCCGGTGCGCAGCGCCGCGCCCGCCCAGCCCACTCCCGCCAGCAGCGCCGTGGCCAGGACCAGGCCGGGACGCGATGACGCCGCCAGCGGCGCGGCGGCGACCAGTGCCCACAGGGTCATCACCGCCGCGGGCGCCAGCAGGTGGCCCCCGCGCACCACCAGGGGGCCCGCGGGCAGCTGATCGTCGGCACCGGCGTCGAACCAGGCCCGTCGCGCCGGCTCGGCCACGGTCAGGACCGCCAGCCACGCCCCCACCAGGTGGGCGGCGCCGGCGACCACCGGGTGGGTGGCACCGGTCGCCCAGGGCAGCCCCGCCACCACCAGGCCCATGCCCAACTGGATCCACCGCCGGGGTGAGCGGGCCAGCAGCAGCGCGTCGGCCTGGGCCACCACCAGCATCACCCGCACCGGGCGGGGCAGGGACCTGCCCGCGGCCGCCAGGCCCATGGCGCTGGGACCGGCCGGCATGCGCGGCGGGGCGCCCAGGAGCCGGCCCAGCGCACGGGTGTCCAGGCACAGGGCGGAGGCCTGGGCGCTGTAGGCGCGCGAGGAGACCTCGATCAGCTCACGGTCCTCAAGCCGTCCCAAGCGTGCCGAGACCGCCCGCCAGGCGGCCGCCACGCCCAGCGCCCCGGGGACCACCGCCGCGAGCAGCACCGGCCCCAGCCAGGGGGCGCGCCAGGAGGGCAGGACCAGTCCCACCGCCACCATCGCACAGGTGGGCAGTGCCCAGGCCCAGGTCACCGGGCGGCCCCGCAGCTGGGCGCCGATGAGCGCCATCATGCCGCCCACCGCCATGATGCCCATGAGGGCGCTCCAGGCCGCCACGATGGGCAGCCCCGCACCGGAGGCCAGGCCAGCCCCCAGGCCCGCCAGGGCCCCCGCTGCCAGGGCGAGGCCGGCCAGCGCGCGGGCCACGGGCGCCAGCAGCCCCCTGCGCTGCCCGGGCATGGGCAGCAGCCAGGACACCTCATGGGGCCGCAGGCACACCGGGCCCAGGCGCCGCAGGGGCCCCAGGACCAGGCTGCCGATCGCGCACGCCAGGGCCGCCAGGGCCCAGGCGGGGTCCAGGTGCAGGACAGTACCTCCCGCGGTGCGGGCCCCATGTGCGGACAGGCCCCGGAGGTGGGGCACCAGGATCGCTCCCAGGACCAGAACGTAGAGCAGCGCCGTGTAGAGGCGCTCCAGGGTCCTGAGTCTGCCACGGGCGCCCTCGCGCAAGCGGATGCGGTTCCGGGTCCACCTGCGCAGCGCCGTGCCGTCGGGCGTGGCGGCGCCATCGGGCAGGGCGGCGGGCGAGGGCGGGATCTCGGGCAGGGGCGCCGTCGGCGTCACGGCCGGCGGCGCCGCCGGCGGCTGGGGGCGGGCCTCGTCGTCGGGCCCGCCATGACCGCTGGGCGCAGCCGTCCCGCCAGGGCCGCCCATCACTCCCCCTGCCTCATGGCGGCCACGCCCTCCTCCACGCCCATGAGGCGGGTGTTATGGCCCACGAGCAGCACGCGGGTGGCCGCGGCGGCCACGAGCTCGGGGTCGTGGCTGGCCATGAGGACCGCTCCCCCGGCCTCGCACTCCTCGATGAGCCGGCCGGCCAGCTCCAGGCGCATGAGGTGGTCCAGGCGCTGCTCGGGCTCATCGAGGACCAGCAGGCGCCGAGGCCGCAGGAGCACGCTGGCCAGGGACACCCGACGGCGCTGGCCGCTGGAGAGCTGGTCGGGCAGGGCCCGGGCCAGGGGCATGAGGTCGAGCTCGACCAGCATCTCCCGGACGGTCTCCTCGGCCCGGGGGACGCCGTGACCGAAGCAGACCAGGCGCAGGTGCTCCTCGAGGCTCAAGGACGGGTAGAAGGAGGCCTCCCCCAGGTCCACGGCCACGTTCGCGCGCTGGGAGGCGCTGCGCGGGTCCGGGCCGGACCCCAGGAGCTCGACCCGTCCGCGGACCGCCGGCAGCAGGCCCAGGCAGGTGCGCAGCAGCGTGGACTTGCCCGCCCCGTTGATACCCACCAGTGCCAGGGCCTGGCCGCTGGCCAGGGTGAAGGTCGCCGGGGCGCACACGGGGTGATCGTGGTACCCCACGCTGAGGTCCTGGGCCCGCAGGAGGGTACGGCTGGCAGCGCGGCCCGGGGCGCCGTCCGGGGCCCGATCCCGACCACCGTCCGGATCACTGGCGGCGGCCGGATCCGTGGTTGAGCGGCCGCCCCGGAGCCCGAGGAGCCGGCCGGCGAGCCCCGATCCCGCAGGACGTGCAGGACCAGGCCTCTGGGCGCGGGCGACCCCGGGCATCGCGGTCCAGCGGCGCAGCAGACTCATGAGCACAGCAGACCACAGATCGCCCCGGGGGTGGGGCCGCAACGCCAGGGCCCTCTCAGCCCTGGTCCTCAATCCTCCGTCCGCCGGGGCACCGGCAGCGGGCACAGCTCGACGGTGTCGATGAGCTCGCCCCAGGCGGGGTTGACCATGACGTGCTGGCACTGCTCCAGCACAGCGGCGGCGCCGGCCCGGTCCGGGGCCTGGATGCGGATGAGGATGCGCAGCTCGGCGCTCTCCCCCGGGGCGAAGGCCAGGCCCGCCACGCCCTCGATGACCTCGAGCTGGGCGCGGAGCTCGTCCTGGATGGGCCGGCTGCGCCACGAGGGCACCCAGTCCTGCCCGCCGGCCAGGGCCAGGACGGCGGGGCGGGGCAGGCGCAGGTCGAGGCTGCCGGGGTCCAGGACCCACAGCTGGTCGGTGGAGCGGCAGGCCACCTGGGCCGCGCGCCGGGGCTCAACGGGCACGGGGCGGGCCTCGGGGCGCCAGGCGCTCAGGGCCCGGGCGCTGGTGAAGACCGGGAGGGCGCGGTGACCGTCGCTCAACTCCACGGCCAGGGCGGCGGCGTCCTGGCAGGCGTCGGCGGTGTGCACCGCGTGGGCCCGGACGGCGGGGGCCGGGCCCCCGGGGACGGGGGCGCCTGAGACCGCCACCCCTTCCTCCATCGGCCCCGGCGCCGTGGGATCGGTCCCCGCG belongs to Actinomyces capricornis and includes:
- a CDS encoding ABC transporter ATP-binding protein; the encoded protein is MGYHDHPVCAPATFTLASGQALALVGINGAGKSTLLRTCLGLLPAVRGRVELLGSGPDPRSASQRANVAVDLGEASFYPSLSLEEHLRLVCFGHGVPRAEETVREMLVELDLMPLARALPDQLSSGQRRRVSLASVLLRPRRLLVLDEPEQRLDHLMRLELAGRLIEECEAGGAVLMASHDPELVAAAATRVLLVGHNTRLMGVEEGVAAMRQGE
- a CDS encoding SseB family protein — encoded protein: MAAALAARAKMERLLAAPSPFAGDDGAPDPAVTAALEDRRSPRHEYLDRLWAALSASRLIVPVTAHALDPLPPGPAGTDPTAPGPMEEGVAVSGAPVPGGPAPAVRAHAVHTADACQDAAALAVELSDGHRALPVFTSARALSAWRPEARPVPVEPRRAAQVACRSTDQLWVLDPGSLDLRLPRPAVLALAGGQDWVPSWRSRPIQDELRAQLEVIEGVAGLAFAPGESAELRILIRIQAPDRAGAAAVLEQCQHVMVNPAWGELIDTVELCPLPVPRRTED
- a CDS encoding DUF6297 family protein, with translation MGGPGGTAAPSGHGGPDDEARPQPPAAPPAVTPTAPLPEIPPSPAALPDGAATPDGTALRRWTRNRIRLREGARGRLRTLERLYTALLYVLVLGAILVPHLRGLSAHGARTAGGTVLHLDPAWALAALACAIGSLVLGPLRRLGPVCLRPHEVSWLLPMPGQRRGLLAPVARALAGLALAAGALAGLGAGLASGAGLPIVAAWSALMGIMAVGGMMALIGAQLRGRPVTWAWALPTCAMVAVGLVLPSWRAPWLGPVLLAAVVPGALGVAAAWRAVSARLGRLEDRELIEVSSRAYSAQASALCLDTRALGRLLGAPPRMPAGPSAMGLAAAGRSLPRPVRVMLVVAQADALLLARSPRRWIQLGMGLVVAGLPWATGATHPVVAGAAHLVGAWLAVLTVAEPARRAWFDAGADDQLPAGPLVVRGGHLLAPAAVMTLWALVAAAPLAASSRPGLVLATALLAGVGWAGAALRTGFRRIPDFSAAPISTPGGMVPPWISEVIIAGYEAALLVSLPTALLAAGAGPNPLLLVIQAVVSTGVVAWGISEGGSQR